The Tautonia rosea genome contains a region encoding:
- a CDS encoding DUF1501 domain-containing protein: MSRLTSPLSRRALLSRGANGFGALALTSLLTDSAFGALLAPTADLGSPASPLHHPPRAKSVIFLYMDGGPSQVDTFDPKPRLTREHGQPIQTRVEPTQFNDVGAVLGSPWAFHRRGESGIPVSDLFPHIGLCVDDLAIIRSMVSNFSEHTNANYFLHTCHGQQGRPSAGSWITYGLGSESQNLPGFVVLNGGLIPPGGLDCFGNGFLSASYQASILKSGDQPLANIAPADNSLDAQRRKLDLIRAMDRDLLTQIGEHDAIESAIANAELAFRMQSAVPELTDLSGESPATLRLYGFDAPYPATQSYARQCLLARRLVERGVRFIELTCPGVGHDRWDQHSNLKKGHEDNARAVDQPIAALLRDLKARGLLDSTLVLWGGEFGRTPMAQGTNGRDHNPFGFTMWLAGGGIKGGTIHGATDDYGYHAIENKVEIYDLHATILHLLGIDHTRLTYRFSGRDMRLTDVHGHVVHPILA; the protein is encoded by the coding sequence ATGAGCCGCCTCACCTCCCCTCTCTCACGCCGAGCCTTGCTCTCCCGCGGTGCCAACGGCTTCGGTGCACTCGCCCTAACCTCCCTGCTCACCGACTCAGCATTCGGCGCCTTGCTGGCCCCCACTGCCGACCTTGGAAGCCCGGCCTCCCCCCTGCACCACCCGCCCAGGGCCAAAAGCGTCATCTTCCTCTACATGGATGGCGGTCCCTCTCAGGTCGACACCTTCGACCCCAAGCCCCGCCTCACCCGAGAGCACGGCCAACCCATCCAGACCCGCGTCGAACCCACCCAGTTCAACGACGTCGGCGCCGTCCTCGGCTCCCCTTGGGCCTTCCATCGCCGGGGAGAGAGCGGCATTCCCGTCAGCGACCTCTTTCCTCACATCGGATTGTGCGTTGACGATCTGGCAATCATCCGATCCATGGTCTCCAACTTCTCCGAACACACGAACGCCAATTATTTTCTTCATACCTGCCACGGTCAGCAAGGACGCCCCAGCGCCGGCTCCTGGATCACCTACGGACTCGGCTCCGAGAGCCAAAACCTTCCCGGCTTCGTCGTCCTCAACGGCGGCCTCATTCCTCCCGGCGGACTCGACTGCTTCGGCAACGGCTTTCTCTCCGCGTCTTACCAGGCTTCGATCCTCAAATCCGGCGACCAGCCGCTTGCCAACATCGCCCCTGCCGACAACTCCCTCGACGCCCAGCGCCGCAAGCTCGACCTCATCCGAGCAATGGATCGCGATCTGCTCACTCAAATTGGTGAACACGATGCGATCGAATCCGCCATCGCCAACGCCGAGCTTGCCTTCCGCATGCAATCGGCCGTCCCCGAGCTGACCGACCTCTCCGGAGAGTCTCCCGCGACCCTTCGCCTTTACGGCTTCGACGCTCCGTACCCTGCCACCCAGTCCTACGCCCGCCAGTGCCTCCTCGCCCGCCGCCTCGTCGAGCGCGGAGTTCGCTTCATCGAGCTGACCTGCCCCGGCGTCGGCCACGACCGCTGGGACCAGCACTCGAACCTCAAAAAGGGCCACGAAGACAACGCCCGAGCCGTCGATCAACCCATCGCTGCCTTGCTTCGCGACCTCAAAGCCCGTGGCCTGCTCGACTCCACCCTCGTCCTCTGGGGAGGCGAGTTCGGCCGCACTCCAATGGCCCAGGGCACCAACGGCCGCGACCACAACCCCTTTGGCTTCACCATGTGGCTTGCCGGTGGCGGCATCAAGGGGGGCACCATCCACGGCGCAACCGACGACTACGGCTACCACGCCATCGAGAACAAGGTCGAAATCTACGACCTCCACGCCACCATTCTCCACCTCCTCGGCATCGACCACACCCGCCTCACCTACCGCTTCAGCGGTCGAGACATGCGCCTGACCGACGTCCACGGCCACGTCGTCCACCCCATCCTTGCCTGA